In the genome of Trypanosoma brucei gambiense DAL972 chromosome 4, complete sequence, the window TTGATTATCGGTTACTCCTCGTCACTCAGTATTTTGGGTGTTGACTCTATAGGTAATGtaaggaaggagaaacagCAGTCGGTCGTAAAGTAGAGGTCGTGTACTTGTCATAGTGGATGcccacttttttcttgtagacaccactttctttttccaccctTTAGAAACCGTGCTTTTGATTAACAACTTAAATCATACCGCTATTATAATTACTCGCTTCAGGTGCTTTtattcctcccccccccccaccagTATCCCTCTTACGTTTGCTCGGGGGAGAATCTCTGCATGTTTCCCCAACGAGAGGTACGAACCTCGGTGCCCACTTGCAGAAGGAAACCCTCAGCTTCGCCCATCATCGAGCCGTCACCAAAAAGCTACAGCCGCAACACATCCATCGTCGTCACACGACCCCTGCAGTTTGCACTACAGATGTAGTGGAGCATCAAATCTGAGCTTTTGCCACTCGCACTGATActgttattgctgctgaTGCCTCCTTTATCCACATTCCAAGCGATAGCGACACCCGCCGCATCCAATGAAAAGAGGGTTCGGCCAGCACAATGCAGTGCTTTCACACGCGTTGAATGCTTTGTGGGGTGACGTCCCGAATGCTGTGACGCATCAGAACCAGCGGCAAAGCTGCCAGTCGTATccccgctgctgttgttagTACCGCAAACTCCAACGTTACCGCCCTCACTACCATGTGGAATACGCCGTTCCACGATCCCCGGAACGCAAGCCCCCTGCCATGGCCCACAGCAGCATCGTATGTTTCCCGACTCATCACCAATCATTATGGTTTGTTCGTCCATGAAACAGAAGGTGTGCATCTCATTGTGCGGCTGCAGCGGAGAAGGAGCCCGGTAGTGCGCCACAGCCCGCATCGTGGCCGTCTCATAAACAAGTAGAGCGTGACTGGACAGAACGGCGAAGTAAGAACCTACTGGGGAGAAGTGGACCTCACGTGGCTCGTCGTGCCGCTCCCACTTCGCCAGCTTCACCGGCCTCCCGGGCTCATCGCTGTCGCTTGTTGTTTGTGCAGCAGCCGGAGACGCGACATTATCCCTTCCACCGTTGTCTTTGTTGGCACTGTATCGACTTATTGCTGTTGCTAGTGATGTACTGTAGCGCCATTTGCTTAGTAACCGACCCCTCAACAAGTCTACAACTACAATATGGTGGTCTTCTGCCGAGGAAGTAATGGCAAGCGCCGCACCGGAACCGCCGTCATTATTGCTTCCCGGATGTAGGGCAATGCTAGAGATGCATTTCTCATGTAATGGAATAGCCGAGTTGATGGACCAATCACGTGTGCGGTATGTTATAAGCTGCCCGTCAGTACAACCAcacaacatcagctgtgAGTTACTCGTTATCTTCATGCAACGTACTTCACTGGGTGGTGAGACGTGACCCAAATCGGTAAGTCTGAGAGCTAGAGGCTcagcgctgctgccgctaTTTGTTTCTGCGGAAGGACCAGCAAAAGCCAGggtttcttccatttccacACCGTTCTCACATGGTTCACCACCTTTCTTCAGCCTTTTCGCTTGccgtttttgcttctttttcaagAGCTTCAGTTGCTTTTGAACGCTGTGACTTTTATTGGTGAATAGAAATACCCGCTCATCCGTGCCCGCCGAAGCCATATACTTCGCCCCGCCCCCAGCTGTGACAGCGTTGATGCATCCGACATGGTGCTTGATGGAAAAAAGCAGGCCGAAGCGGCGACGCCGGTAGAGCAACCCCGCCATGACGGAGTGATATGTTCCAATGACCAGCAGGGCGCTGCGACACTCTTCAGTAGGGACTTTCGCCTGCACTTGATCCAACACCGGACTCTTCACTTGCTGCGCTGCCgttggtgatgatgatgcaatcGGTAAATTTcgcttttcctcttgttgCCGCCGCCGTTTCTGAAGTTGGTCCTCATTCCCTTCACCTGCATTATccgtctttttcttcggtttcagtttcttttgtttgagtGATACCGCCGGTGAAGAGGCCGGGGCTGCACCTGCATGCCGGGGGCGCTTTTGACCGTTCCGCTTCTCACTGCCGCTTTGCATGATTCGAACGAGGTCCACCCTTCCTTGCTCGCTATAGATGCCTATATGACCGTTTAAATAGAGGTCAATTATTGCACAGAAAGTTGAGGAGCGTAGATATGCGTGGTTGAGGATGTGCTCAATACCGGGTTGTGAAACAATCGGTAAAATACGGGCTCCGAGtgcaaaagaaagacaagTGAATATCGTTTACTCCAGAGAAAGCACGTGTGCGCTCAGCTACAACCTTCTTTCACAAccgtttcctctttcctccttcctctttcgtCGCAAAAGCACAAGGTTTAGACATTCCGCCCACCCTTTTCGGCTGTGCACTAGTTGTGCTCCATTCTTCCTGTCAATCGAGgagcaaaaacacacaataaacctcggaaaaaaaaaaacgacgaggaagggaaagcaaAATTGAGGCAGTTTTAGATGGGACAAAAgagaatacatatatatgtagcaTCAATAATTGTAATCATCTCAACCTCAACcgtccttctcttttttgccgTCAATTTCCCCTCTGTTCCATTCACTTCTCTGTAAATGGCATGCGCAAAAGATCCAACACCATCTGTCGTAGGGCACCAGCGCGAGCTTTCCATTCTGGGGGTGTGAAGGGTGATACATAGAGCATCTCTATCTGTATATCACATCCAGGATGTGCACCTAGGCGCACACGCTGTGGAGTATGAGAGAAGTTGGTATCCTGAGAGTTAGGATAAACAGCCAAATGGGGAGACATCAGTCAAGCACCCGAATGagtaggggggggggggagcacACCACCGTTATTGTGATGAAGCTTGCGAAgcgaaaagagggaaagaaggttaCGGAAGAAGGGTATGGGAGCCTGATCATCTCGACATAATGCACTTTCCACTCTATTCCATCTCCTTACTCTTCCCCGCGTTGTTTTTATAGGTAAAGTTAATGTTAGACGATACTACCACACGGAGGCATAGAAGCATCTGCTCACTTACTGTGGAAGgatagaaagaaaaatcagtGGGccgaatgtgtgtgtgtgccctTGTACACATCATACACTTCACCCATCTGGTGTTCCACCATTGCGCAGTTAGGCGATAGTTTGTGCCGAGGCGCACAGGGAGTGACATAGACCTGCCCCATTTTCCACCGTGTCCACCTGAATGGTCGTATGGGTGATGCCAAATCTCTTGCAAACCTCCTGTGCCTCCTGAAGGGCTGCATCCTTATCGTCCGCCTCAAGATGAACCGACAGCGCTGCGTAGTCGGAGGCAATCGACCACACGTGAAGGTCGTGTACGCCTTCAACACCTTTAATACTGCGCAGGGCACTCAACAACTCGGAGTAGTTAATACCCGGAGGGGTACTCTCCATGAGAATTCCCAGAAGGTCCCGCAGCAACGGTCGCGTCATGTTGAGCGTAATGACGGCAAACAGTAGCGAGCACAGCGGGTCTGCAAGGTTGTAAATGGAGTAGCGATATGATGGAACACCGTACGAATAACGGTTTGCGACATAAATGAAGATTCCAGCGAGGATGACGCCGAGAGACTGGACACAATCACCCAACGCATGAAGCAGAGCAGCGTGAACGGCGAACCCTCTGCCACTGTGACTGTGACTGTGATCATGaccttcaccttcacttCCGCTGTGCCCGTGTCCATGTCCATGGTCGTGACTGTGATTGTGCCCAGTATTCTCCTCGCATAGTgaatcctcttcttccccgtTACCGCTATGGCTATGATGGTGTGATCCACCAAAATGACTGTGGCCGTGCGAACCACCGAAGTACAAAATAGCGGCGCATACAACGTTTACCACCATCCCTAGTACACCCACCACAACCATGATGGGTGAGTCGATACTTGTACACATTTCCATATGCGTCGCCTCTGTCAGCGCTCCATCCTTGTCGACCGTAGGGCGCTGTGAAATATTACCGAAGCCGTAATAGCTGGTGCTATTATTCCGCTTGTACTGTTGAGCAGTGGTAGCAAGCATAGCATGGATACGGCTACACTTCACTACATTCCATGACCTATCCAACCCCTCCATGACAATCCAGACGACAAGGGCCCAAATGGAGAAGACCGAAACAAGCGTTCCGATGACTTCCGCGCGGTGCCAGCCGTAGCTGTACTTCCCGCAGGAGGTCCTCGAGGCAGCACGTAGGCTCATGATACTCAGCGCATAGGCGCCCACGTCGATGAGGAGATGCGAGGCGTCAGTCAGAAGTGCCAGGGAGTGTGCCACCACGCCGAACATGAGCTCTACCAGCATGAACACGAAACAGAACATGAGGGCAGCTAACAATACCTTCGACTCATGGCGCCGCCGCACTTCCGTCGAGTTCAAGGATTGTTGATCTGCGTCCTCCAACCCACCCCATGGGGAAGGTGCCGCTGGAGTGCCCACTTCCACGGCTGCTGCGTTGTAGTTCGAGTGTGGGCCGGAGCTGCAGGGAAGGAGCCGCTGGTGCTCGCTACTTGCCTCTTCCATGCTCGTAGCCGTCCTCCAATCAACTACACGCCTACCAAAAATAACGTGCCCCGACACACCTCGCGATGCGAATGCGATACTTCCTCACCGAATCCTACGATTTGAAGCAATGTTGTTCTTTCCCGCTTCTCAGCTCTCCACTTTGCCGGTTGCCGCTTCCACAAAGCCTAGCCGCTGGTACACTGCCTTGATGAAACACACTTGTTTGCGCAGTGCCGTTGGATTCGTTACTCACTCCGtctatatttatataaacaCCCGCGTAGTTCTTACAAAACGGTAGACGCTCCCCTATAGCCGACGACAGCAACGAAGAGCCACAACCGTTTTGCAACTCGAATTTCTCCCTGTTTGACACGATTTCAACACCCTCTGCTTTACACTCCTCCTGCTCTTTCTGAACTTTGAGTCACTTGCGTTCCTGCACTTATATTCAGTTTAGTGTGGCGTTATGTGCTGACCCCGATTTTCGAAATCCGAacactccttcttttcttgctTATATCTTCCCTTGCGATTGCCGTGCGGCCGCACTTCAATGTCGTTTAGCCTCTTTccaactttttccttcttaacTTTTGTTTGCAAAAGTCTATAGCAACCCGTGCcgcgccgccgccgccgcactCGTACCTCCTTCACCATTTGGCGTGTCGCAAGGTGGTGTTGGTGAATCCAAGCCatggaggaaagggaggtggggaagggaggaaaaagcaaagatGGGTAGAGGAGTAGCCACGTtgaaggagagggggaaaaatcaTGTCTGCACTGAAACATTCACAAAATATATGCAGCAATTTAGGGATCATAATACACTCGGGGCTATAGTTTGGCGACCGCCGCACTGAAGTTAAACCGCAGACTTGGCGTGGCAAACTTTTCCCCTAGTGATAAAAAGTGCGCCTCAGCATAACATCCCCCGTTTTCCGTTAAGTGAGTAagcgaggaaaaagaagtcgatgtgtgtatttgtgtgcgtAAGTGcactttttgtatttggGGAAGAAGCAACGAGGGGTAAAACGACATTTGAAGAAGGACGGACACACTGCTGAGTGCTTCACGCACCCGCGACGCCGGTTTCTCGCCTTCATACCACAAGCGCGGGCACCACAGAATGTACAGCGATGCCTAAAgaatgaaggagaggaaatgtttgtgtgtaacTTCCGACGGATCCCCGCAGGTACAAATCAAATGCAGCGCCAAAAGCAAAGTAATATTGTGAAAGGGGCAAGTGAGGTGTCTTGCAGCAGAAGGGTGCGCGCTGGGGAACACCAACTAGGGGGGCGGTTAAGGCGGACCACCGTAAATTATATGATATACAAGACTCCATATAAGCTgaagaataagaaaaagaaccacACAAcggcacaaaaagaaagacagagAGAAGACACTAAGCGAACAGCGAGGTTGGAAATATACAACGCTCGACGAAAAAGAGCCGAAGCAAGGCGGCCGCGATTAGCTTCCTGATAAAGGCTGAGCGACAGCCCGTCCTctcctttcactttttctcttttcccttatgaaggcagaaaaaaacatggCCCCCAGTCCTCGCTAACCCCGATCTTCTCCACCCTGCGCGTGCTGACAGTATTTATCATTTCCAGACTGTCGGAAACGGAAGCAGAGAACCACTCACCCGCAGAAAAAGCGCATCATCATGCGGTGACGTGGCTGACAACGCGGGGCGCGATCACGAGCTCAAATTACACGGACGGCTGAAGCGAATTCTTACAATTgagcaaagaaagaagcaGGTGCGCGAAATTTATAACGTCAGTAACTCacgacagcagcagcaccgaCGGACCATTCAGCAACAAACACTCGCGTACACACACAATAGCAGTGACGTTGCTGCCCGTCGCGGCAAGGCGGAACATATTGAAGCGTGAGTGAcactaaaaaagaaacgtacAAGGGAccgtgaacaacaacaacagcaacagagaCGGCCTCCCCCTCTTGTTGGTTTAACACGTCCCGCTTCGAATAACTGTGCCGTGCTCTAAGGAATGCACTATGATGCGAGCAGCgtttgca includes:
- a CDS encoding metal-ion transporter, putative, with translation MEEASSEHQRLLPCSSGPHSNYNAAAVEVGTPAAPSPWGGLEDADQQSLNSTEVRRRHESKVLLAALMFCFVFMLVELMFGVVAHSLALLTDASHLLIDVGAYALSIMSLRAASRTSCGKYSYGWHRAEVIGTLVSVFSIWALVVWIVMEGLDRSWNVVKCSRIHAMLATTAQQYKRNNSTSYYGFGNISQRPTVDKDGALTEATHMEMCTSIDSPIMVVVGVLGMVVNVVCAAILYFGGSHGHSHFGGSHHHSHSGNGEEEDSLCEENTGHNHSHDHGHGHGHSGSEGEGHDHSHSHSGRGFAVHAALLHALGDCVQSLGVILAGIFIYVANRYSYGVPSYRYSIYNLADPLCSLLFAVITLNMTRPLLRDLLGILMESTPPGINYSELLSALRSIKGVEGVHDLHVWSIASDYAALSVHLEADDKDAALQEAQEVCKRFGITHTTIQVDTVENGAGLCHSLCASAQTIA